TTATGTGTGATATCTACCATTCTTGAATTGTTTATTTTCTATTGATTATTATCTATTGTTATTGGCTGTTTTTCTTGATGCAATAAAAATAGATGTCAATTCTTTAGATTCTTGTATTAAACTTTTAGCTAATTGATGTTCAATAATATTTTCATCAATTAAAAACTCTAACCAAAAGTTAGCTTCATCAACTTCTTCTATTACAATACTGATTTTTGAAATAAAACTAGCTTTTGATTGGGCCAAACATG
Above is a genomic segment from Wenyingzhuangia fucanilytica containing:
- a CDS encoding four helix bundle protein, which gives rise to MKEVLKIRTKKFAHNCIKLTEFFPKTYLSNHIKGQLIRCSTSVAANYRATCLAQSKASFISKISIVIEEVDEANFWLEFLIDENIIEHQLAKSLIQESKELTSIFIASRKTANNNR